Proteins from a genomic interval of Bradyrhizobium sp. CCGB01:
- the pdeM gene encoding ligase-associated DNA damage response endonuclease PdeM encodes MRVSRVTISDVTFAADLSGALFWEEQRLLVVSDLHLEKGSSFATRGVLLPPYDTLATLSRLAAVVTHHNPRVIIALGDSFHDRTAHERLSPEDRDAVAVLQTGRDWIWISGNHDPMLPRDLGGTIADEVAIGPITFRHEPTGAAGEIAGHLHPKARVSARGRSMERRCFASDGMRAVMPAFGAYAGGLSIRDAAFAKIFPKNGFVAHLLGDRRVHAIAASRCY; translated from the coding sequence ATGCGCGTTTCCAGAGTCACCATCAGCGATGTGACCTTCGCTGCCGATCTCTCCGGCGCGCTGTTCTGGGAAGAGCAGCGCCTGCTCGTCGTTTCCGACCTGCATCTGGAAAAAGGTTCCAGCTTCGCGACGCGCGGCGTGCTGCTGCCGCCCTATGATACGCTCGCAACGCTCAGCCGTCTCGCCGCCGTCGTCACGCACCACAACCCTCGTGTGATCATCGCGCTTGGCGACAGTTTTCACGACCGCACCGCGCATGAGCGGTTGTCGCCTGAGGATCGCGATGCCGTTGCCGTGCTCCAGACCGGCCGCGACTGGATCTGGATCTCGGGCAATCACGATCCGATGCTGCCGCGCGATCTGGGCGGGACCATCGCCGACGAAGTCGCGATCGGCCCGATCACTTTCCGTCATGAGCCGACCGGTGCAGCCGGCGAGATTGCCGGCCATCTGCATCCGAAGGCGCGCGTCTCCGCGCGCGGCCGCTCGATGGAGCGCCGCTGCTTCGCCAGTGACGGGATGCGTGCTGTGATGCCCGCCTTCGGCGCCTACGCCGGCGGCCTCAGCATTCGCGACGCCGCGTTCGCAAAGATTTTTCCGAAGAACGGCTTTGTCGCCCATCTGCTTGGTGACCGCCGCGTCCACGCCATCGCGGCCTCGCGCTGTTATTGA
- a CDS encoding DUF2865 domain-containing protein, producing the protein MRTKLSHARQQRRATLVAAILAAPLLAAPAPVSAEGLFDFFFGGMQQQRPQREVPHQANSYADPFTGQQNAATSPYVPPTRAAAAGGSGPAFCVRSCDGKYFPLMRGLTSPAQMCQAFCPASATKVYFGSSIDGAASQTGERYADSENAFAYRKALRADCTCNGREPVGLAPVDLALDSSLKAGDVIATSDGLVAYTGIRVGNDQAADFTPVASYPGLTAQVRARLGEMKVAPVRAETVAADAPTSTEIMREALPDVTVPKTPAQKPAKRAGLD; encoded by the coding sequence TTGCGTACAAAGTTGTCCCATGCGCGGCAGCAACGTCGCGCGACGCTTGTAGCCGCCATTCTGGCAGCACCGCTGCTTGCGGCGCCGGCCCCGGTTTCGGCTGAGGGCCTGTTCGACTTCTTCTTCGGCGGCATGCAGCAGCAGCGGCCGCAGCGTGAGGTGCCGCATCAGGCGAACTCCTACGCCGATCCCTTCACCGGCCAGCAAAATGCCGCAACCTCGCCATATGTGCCGCCGACACGCGCGGCGGCGGCCGGCGGCTCGGGCCCGGCCTTCTGCGTGCGCAGCTGCGACGGCAAATATTTTCCGCTGATGCGCGGCCTCACCTCGCCCGCGCAGATGTGTCAGGCCTTCTGTCCCGCCAGCGCGACCAAGGTCTATTTCGGTTCTTCGATCGACGGCGCCGCTTCGCAGACCGGAGAGCGCTACGCCGACAGCGAGAACGCCTTCGCCTATCGCAAGGCGCTGCGCGCCGACTGCACCTGCAACGGCCGCGAGCCGGTCGGCCTCGCCCCGGTCGATCTCGCGCTGGATTCCTCGCTGAAAGCCGGCGACGTGATCGCGACCAGCGACGGCCTCGTCGCCTATACCGGCATTCGCGTCGGCAATGACCAGGCTGCGGACTTCACCCCTGTGGCCTCCTACCCCGGCCTCACCGCGCAGGTCCGCGCGCGCCTCGGCGAAATGAAGGTGGCGCCGGTGCGCGCAGAGACGGTGGCGGCAGATGCGCCGACGTCGACCGAGATCATGCGCGAGGCGCTGCCCGACGTGACGGTGCCGAAGACACCGGCGCAGAAGCCGGCGAAGCGGGCGGGATTGGATTAA
- a CDS encoding ABC transporter substrate-binding protein codes for MTKNPSRRDFSAGALATIAASTLPAPYVWAAEKKYDAGASDTEIKIGQTVPHSGPGSLYGVLGRIGEAYFQMLNEKGGINGRKIKFLTMDDAYSAPKCVEATRRLVEQEEVLALYGSLGTAPQTAVHKYLNSKGVPQLLLNTGASKWNNPKEFKWTMAGLPLYPTEARILARHVVAVKPNAKIGILYQNDDFGRDFLGPFKKVLADAGGTAQVIMEQTYDLTEPTVDSQLINLSKSGADVFYNISTGKASSQSIRKVAELGWKPLQLLSAGSTGRSILNAAGIENAAGIVAIRYNKEVGLPKWEKDPDVMAFEELRKKYTPAIDPDNTIAFAGYGQAVTMGEILRRCGDDLTRANVLKQASTLAGFHSPYFLDGVTYSYTPEDYTPMKTLFISTFTGKDWDISDKPMSE; via the coding sequence ATGACAAAGAATCCATCACGGCGCGATTTCAGCGCCGGCGCGCTTGCAACCATCGCCGCATCCACATTGCCCGCTCCGTATGTCTGGGCCGCGGAGAAGAAATATGATGCGGGCGCCAGCGACACCGAGATCAAGATCGGGCAGACCGTGCCGCATTCCGGCCCCGGCTCGCTCTATGGCGTACTGGGCCGCATCGGCGAAGCCTATTTCCAGATGCTGAACGAGAAGGGCGGCATCAACGGGCGCAAGATCAAATTCCTCACCATGGACGACGCCTACAGCGCGCCGAAATGCGTCGAGGCAACGCGGCGCCTGGTCGAGCAGGAAGAGGTGCTGGCGCTCTACGGCTCGCTCGGTACCGCGCCGCAGACCGCCGTGCACAAATATCTCAACTCCAAGGGCGTGCCGCAGCTGCTGCTCAACACCGGTGCGTCGAAGTGGAACAATCCGAAAGAGTTCAAGTGGACGATGGCGGGCCTGCCGCTCTATCCGACCGAGGCGCGCATCCTGGCGCGGCACGTCGTCGCCGTGAAGCCGAACGCCAAGATCGGCATCCTCTATCAGAACGACGACTTTGGCCGTGACTTCCTGGGCCCGTTCAAGAAGGTGTTGGCCGACGCCGGCGGCACCGCGCAGGTGATCATGGAGCAGACCTACGATCTCACCGAGCCGACCGTCGATTCCCAGCTCATCAATCTCTCGAAGTCGGGCGCGGACGTCTTCTACAACATCTCCACCGGCAAGGCGTCGTCGCAGTCGATCCGCAAGGTGGCCGAGCTCGGCTGGAAGCCGCTGCAGCTGTTGTCGGCCGGCTCGACCGGCCGCTCGATCCTCAATGCTGCCGGCATCGAGAACGCGGCCGGCATCGTCGCCATCCGCTACAACAAGGAAGTCGGCCTGCCCAAATGGGAGAAGGATCCGGACGTGATGGCGTTCGAGGAGCTGCGCAAGAAGTACACGCCGGCCATCGACCCCGACAACACCATCGCCTTCGCCGGCTACGGCCAGGCCGTGACCATGGGTGAGATCCTGCGCCGCTGCGGCGACGATCTCACCCGTGCCAACGTGCTGAAGCAGGCCTCGACTCTCGCCGGCTTCCACTCGCCCTATTTCCTCGACGGCGTCACCTACAGCTACACGCCGGAGGACTACACGCCGATGAAGACGCTCTTCATCTCCACCTTCACCGGCAAGGACTGGGACATCTCCGACAAGCCGATGTCGGAGTAG
- a CDS encoding ligase-associated DNA damage response DEXH box helicase, with protein MPPRILKSPARTPALLPDRFQAWFAGRGWEPRAHQLALLEKAREDRSALLIAPTGAGKTLAGFLPTLVELSTQAIERDTGAKKSFLSTGRDVRRAGGLHTLYISPLKALAVDIARNLERPIAEMGLPIKAETRTGDTPVSRRQRQRRYPPDILLTTPEQLALLLSSDDAPSLFSSLRRIVLDELHALVTSKRGDLLSLGLSRLWRLAPQLRAIGLSATVAEPESLARFLVPQPKDKAESADIVIAGGAAPPLVEMLDTRERLPWAGHSARHALPEIYELIKANRTTLVFVNTRSQAEMLFQNLWSMNDDNLAIALHHGSLDVAQRRKVEDAMSAGRLRGVVCTSSLDLGVDWGDVDLVVNIGAPKGSSRLMQRIGRANHRLDEASRAVLVPANRFEVLECRVAIDAIAENAQDTPPLRTGALDVLAQHVLGCACGEPFYSDDLYDEVRSAAPYANLSRQDFDDVVDFVASGGYALKTYERFARIKQDKEGRWRVANPKVRQSYRLNVGTIVEEPMLKVRLVRGRSTGTGSTGAIARGGRVLGEIEEYFIEGLTAGDTFVFGGEVVRYEALAEDQVYVSRANDKDPKVPSYMGGKFPLSTYLAERVRRLLDDRRAWNGLPEQVRDWLSLQRDVSRVPGVRELLVETFPRGNKHYLICYPFEGRLAHQTLGMLLTRRLERARGRPLGFVANEYAVAIWGLGDASFMIRNGQLDLDALFNPDMLGDDLEAWLAESALMKRTFRNCALISGLIERRFTSEEKSRRQVLFSTDLVYDVLRKHQADHVLLRAARADAATGLLDLRRLGDMLGRIHGRITHRELDHVSPLAVPVMLEIGRESVYGEAGDELLAEAADELVKEAMG; from the coding sequence GTGCCGCCCCGCATCCTCAAATCCCCGGCCCGGACGCCAGCGCTACTGCCCGACCGCTTCCAGGCGTGGTTCGCGGGCCGCGGCTGGGAGCCGCGCGCGCATCAATTGGCGCTGCTGGAGAAGGCGCGCGAGGACCGCTCGGCGCTGCTGATCGCGCCCACCGGCGCCGGCAAGACGCTGGCGGGATTTCTGCCGACGCTGGTGGAGCTGTCGACCCAGGCGATCGAGCGGGACACCGGCGCGAAGAAAAGCTTCCTTTCCACCGGCCGCGATGTTCGCCGCGCCGGCGGCCTCCACACCCTCTACATCTCACCGCTCAAGGCGCTCGCGGTGGATATCGCCCGCAACCTCGAGCGTCCCATTGCCGAGATGGGGCTGCCGATCAAGGCCGAGACCCGCACCGGCGACACGCCGGTGTCGCGGCGCCAGCGCCAGCGGCGCTATCCGCCCGATATCCTGCTGACGACGCCTGAGCAGCTCGCGCTGCTGCTTTCCTCCGACGACGCGCCGTCCCTGTTCTCCTCGCTGAGACGCATCGTGCTCGACGAGCTCCACGCGCTGGTGACGTCCAAGCGCGGCGATCTGCTCTCGCTGGGGCTTTCGCGGCTGTGGCGGCTGGCGCCGCAGCTGCGCGCGATCGGTCTGTCCGCGACCGTGGCCGAACCGGAATCGCTCGCGCGCTTTCTCGTGCCGCAACCCAAGGACAAAGCCGAATCGGCCGACATCGTCATCGCCGGCGGCGCCGCGCCGCCGCTGGTCGAGATGCTGGACACGCGCGAGCGCCTGCCCTGGGCCGGCCACAGCGCGCGCCACGCGCTTCCCGAAATCTACGAGCTGATCAAGGCGAACAGGACCACGCTCGTCTTCGTCAACACCCGCAGCCAGGCCGAGATGCTGTTCCAGAATCTCTGGAGCATGAACGACGACAATCTCGCGATCGCGCTGCATCACGGCTCGCTCGACGTCGCCCAGCGCCGCAAGGTCGAGGACGCGATGTCCGCGGGCAGGCTGCGCGGCGTGGTCTGCACCTCGTCGCTCGACCTCGGCGTCGACTGGGGCGATGTCGATCTCGTCGTCAATATCGGGGCGCCCAAGGGCTCCTCGCGCCTGATGCAGCGGATCGGCCGCGCCAACCACCGTCTCGACGAAGCCTCGCGCGCCGTGCTGGTGCCGGCCAACCGTTTCGAGGTCTTGGAGTGTCGCGTCGCCATCGATGCCATCGCCGAGAATGCGCAGGACACGCCGCCCTTGCGCACCGGCGCGCTCGACGTGCTGGCCCAGCACGTGCTCGGCTGCGCCTGCGGCGAGCCGTTCTATAGCGATGATCTCTACGATGAGGTGCGGTCGGCGGCGCCCTACGCAAACCTCTCGCGGCAGGATTTCGACGACGTCGTCGATTTCGTCGCCTCCGGCGGCTACGCGCTGAAAACCTATGAGCGCTTCGCCCGCATCAAGCAGGACAAGGAAGGGCGCTGGCGTGTCGCCAATCCGAAGGTGCGGCAGAGCTACCGCCTCAACGTCGGCACCATCGTCGAGGAGCCGATGCTGAAGGTGCGGCTGGTGCGCGGCCGTTCCACCGGCACCGGATCGACCGGCGCGATCGCGCGCGGTGGCCGCGTGCTCGGTGAGATCGAGGAATATTTCATCGAGGGCCTGACCGCCGGTGACACCTTTGTGTTCGGCGGCGAGGTGGTGCGCTACGAGGCGCTGGCCGAGGACCAGGTCTACGTCTCCCGCGCCAACGACAAGGATCCGAAGGTGCCGTCCTATATGGGCGGTAAGTTTCCGCTCTCGACCTATCTTGCCGAACGCGTGCGCCGTCTGCTCGACGACCGCCGCGCATGGAATGGCCTGCCCGAGCAGGTGCGCGACTGGCTGTCGCTGCAAAGGGACGTCTCGCGCGTGCCCGGCGTGCGCGAACTGCTGGTCGAGACCTTTCCACGCGGCAACAAGCATTATCTCATCTGCTATCCCTTTGAAGGCCGGCTCGCGCACCAGACGCTCGGCATGCTGCTGACGCGGCGGCTGGAGCGTGCCCGTGGCCGGCCGCTCGGCTTCGTCGCCAACGAATACGCGGTGGCGATCTGGGGGCTGGGCGATGCCTCCTTCATGATCCGCAACGGCCAGCTCGATCTCGATGCACTGTTCAACCCTGATATGCTCGGGGACGATCTCGAAGCCTGGCTCGCCGAATCCGCGTTGATGAAGCGCACCTTCCGCAACTGCGCGCTGATCTCCGGCCTGATCGAGCGCCGCTTCACCAGCGAGGAGAAGAGCCGGCGCCAGGTGCTGTTCTCGACCGATCTCGTCTACGACGTCCTGCGCAAGCATCAGGCCGACCACGTGCTGTTGCGAGCCGCTCGCGCCGACGCCGCCACCGGCCTGCTCGATCTGCGCCGCCTCGGCGACATGCTCGGCCGCATCCACGGCCGCATCACGCATCGGGAACTCGACCATGTCTCCCCGCTCGCCGTGCCCGTGATGCTGGAAATCGGCCGCGAGTCAGTCTATGGCGAAGCTGGAGACGAGCTCTTGGCGGAAGCCGCCGACGAGCTGGTCAAAGAGGCGATGGGATAA